One genomic segment of Fusobacterium nucleatum includes these proteins:
- a CDS encoding ShlB/FhaC/HecB family hemolysin secretion/activation protein, whose translation MKKIVTYIFLVFNVFVFSDTFNENEDERTILKQEQRSEQERLQKEFQKREEIFNQLKSEKTDKQEVSTNEIKFHISQINLEDNERLLNEIEKENILGKYIDKDLGSTDITNLITDLTNRLIAKGYITSVTTISENNDLSTKTLNLKIIPGKIEKIILNEDKGFDNLKKYFLVDTKAGKVLNIRDLDTTTENFNYLEANNMTMEIVPSEIQNHSIVKLKNEMKEKFTVSALTNNYGEDRQNAIWRGGVSINIDSPLGIGDRVYFSYMTVHKKKPDRSWKRTTESLKPGEIAPIGPKGYDPRKDTLPYKRDLNLYNFRYTLKFNTYTLSLGSSRTENTSSFYTTNTVYDMETVSNTFSVNLDKILLRNQKNKLTFGIGLKRKHNQSYIEEAILSDRVLTIGDISLNGTTTFYGGLLGVSLGYERGMRALGAERDKNKGVRSPKAEFMKYTLNTNYYKPLTQKLVYRFNTNITYSNDVLYGSEKHSIGGVGSVGGYHRTGNIQGDKAIEIENELSYRVLDSEKFGKITPYLSYSYGKVRNNKNNSKYRKGYMSGAILGLRYNMKYLDLDVAYAKPLARSNYLKPKNREIYFSATLKVKF comes from the coding sequence ATGAAAAAAATAGTAACATATATTTTTCTGGTTTTTAATGTTTTTGTTTTTTCAGATACTTTTAATGAGAATGAAGATGAAAGAACAATTTTAAAGCAAGAACAAAGATCTGAGCAAGAAAGATTGCAAAAAGAATTTCAAAAAAGAGAAGAAATTTTTAATCAATTAAAATCAGAAAAAACAGATAAGCAAGAAGTTTCAACAAATGAAATTAAATTTCATATATCTCAAATAAATTTAGAAGATAATGAAAGACTATTAAATGAAATAGAAAAAGAAAATATACTAGGGAAGTATATAGATAAAGATTTAGGAAGTACAGACATAACAAATTTAATTACGGATTTAACAAACAGACTAATAGCAAAAGGATACATTACATCAGTTACAACAATATCAGAAAACAATGATTTAAGTACAAAAACTTTAAATTTAAAAATAATTCCAGGAAAAATAGAAAAAATAATACTTAATGAAGATAAAGGCTTCGATAATTTAAAGAAATATTTTTTAGTTGATACTAAAGCAGGGAAAGTATTAAATATTAGAGATTTAGATACTACAACAGAGAATTTTAATTATCTTGAAGCAAATAATATGACTATGGAAATAGTACCAAGTGAAATACAGAACCATTCAATAGTAAAGTTAAAAAATGAGATGAAAGAAAAATTTACAGTATCAGCTCTTACAAATAATTATGGGGAAGATAGACAAAATGCTATTTGGAGAGGAGGAGTATCAATCAATATAGATAGTCCCTTAGGAATAGGCGATAGAGTCTATTTTTCATATATGACAGTTCATAAAAAGAAACCAGATAGAAGTTGGAAAAGAACAACAGAAAGTCTAAAGCCAGGAGAAATAGCACCAATAGGTCCAAAGGGATATGACCCAAGAAAAGATACTTTACCATACAAAAGAGATTTAAACCTATATAATTTTAGATATACTTTAAAATTTAATACATATACCTTATCATTAGGTTCAAGTAGAACAGAAAATACAAGCAGTTTCTATACAACTAATACAGTTTATGATATGGAAACAGTAAGTAATACTTTTTCAGTAAATTTAGATAAAATTCTTTTAAGAAATCAAAAAAATAAATTAACCTTTGGAATAGGATTAAAAAGAAAACATAACCAAAGCTATATAGAAGAAGCAATTTTATCAGATAGAGTTTTAACAATAGGAGATATTTCTTTAAATGGAACTACAACATTTTATGGAGGATTACTAGGTGTGTCTTTAGGATATGAAAGAGGAATGAGAGCACTAGGCGCTGAAAGAGATAAAAATAAAGGAGTAAGAAGTCCAAAAGCAGAATTTATGAAATACACTTTAAATACTAATTACTATAAGCCTTTAACTCAAAAATTAGTATATAGATTTAATACAAATATTACTTACTCAAATGATGTTCTTTATGGTTCAGAAAAACATTCAATAGGTGGAGTAGGAAGTGTTGGTGGTTATCATAGAACTGGAAATATACAAGGCGATAAAGCAATAGAAATAGAAAATGAATTATCATATAGAGTGTTAGACTCAGAAAAATTTGGGAAAATAACTCCTTATTTAAGTTATTCATATGGAAAAGTAAGAAATAACAAAAATAATTCAAAATATAGAAAAGGATATATGTCAGGTGCTATATTAGGTTTAAGATATAATATGAAATATTTAGATTTAGATGTAGCCTATGCGAAACCTTTGGCTCGTTCAAACTATTTAAAACCTAAAAATAGAGAAATATATTTTAGTGCAACATTAAAAGTTAAATTTTAG